In a single window of the uncultured Dysgonomonas sp. genome:
- a CDS encoding inorganic phosphate transporter, translating to MTLLIIIIVLAIIFDFINGFHDAANSIATVVSTKVLTPTQAVIWAAFFNFVAYFIAKFIIGGFGIADTVSKTVDMSFIANPSHVIIAGLVAAITWNLITWWLGIPSSSSHTLIGGFAGAGIAASGFQAVHAGVIGVIALFIVVAPLIGMVGGNFITLLTLHLVKKVKPNKADRWFKRLQLISSALLSIGHGLNDSQKVMGIIAAALIAFSQTNVDVHPWLQMSSMADMHDWVPLVCFTAIAVGTMCGGWKIMKTMGNRITKITPIEGFCAQSAGALTLFITEILHVPVSTTHVITGSIIGVGSIKRLSAVRWGVTKDLLVAWILTIPVSAVMAMLFYYGLGLFIA from the coding sequence ATGACATTACTGATAATAATTATTGTTTTAGCCATTATTTTCGATTTTATCAATGGATTCCACGATGCGGCTAACTCGATAGCCACAGTCGTATCCACAAAAGTTCTTACCCCTACCCAAGCCGTTATCTGGGCTGCATTTTTCAACTTTGTTGCTTATTTTATCGCCAAATTTATTATCGGAGGTTTCGGTATTGCTGATACTGTTTCTAAAACCGTGGATATGAGTTTTATCGCCAATCCTTCGCATGTTATTATTGCCGGGCTGGTAGCTGCTATCACATGGAATCTGATTACATGGTGGCTGGGTATACCTTCGTCGTCATCGCATACACTTATCGGTGGATTTGCCGGAGCCGGTATTGCCGCTTCTGGCTTTCAGGCAGTGCATGCAGGGGTGATAGGCGTTATAGCATTGTTTATTGTTGTGGCTCCTCTGATAGGTATGGTTGGTGGTAATTTTATTACATTGCTGACGCTTCATCTGGTGAAAAAGGTTAAGCCGAACAAAGCAGATCGGTGGTTTAAAAGACTACAGCTTATATCATCCGCATTACTTAGTATAGGACACGGTCTTAATGACTCTCAGAAAGTGATGGGTATCATAGCTGCTGCATTGATTGCATTTTCTCAAACGAACGTAGATGTGCATCCGTGGTTGCAAATGAGCTCGATGGCAGATATGCACGATTGGGTTCCTCTGGTTTGTTTTACGGCAATAGCAGTCGGTACCATGTGTGGAGGATGGAAGATAATGAAAACAATGGGTAACCGTATTACCAAAATTACACCGATAGAGGGCTTTTGTGCTCAGTCGGCCGGAGCATTGACTTTGTTTATTACTGAGATACTGCATGTGCCTGTGAGTACAACGCATGTGATCACCGGGAGTATTATCGGAGTAGGTTCCATAAAGCGCCTTTCGGCTGTGCGCTGGGGTGTAACAAAAGACTTGCTTGTTGCCTGGATTTTGACTATTCCCGTGAGTGCAGTTATGGCTATGCTTTTTTATTACGGACTAGGTCTGTTTATTGCATAG
- a CDS encoding DUF47 family protein encodes MKNNFFDRFKPKENKFFPLMSEMAQIILVASDLIIECVQVTNHNDAVEYYKKIKEQERKADAIQNKIFEELNETFITPFDREDINHLSSTMDDVTDLINSCAKRIMLYSPKVMPEAATRLAMFVRESAGFLVQAIDELDVLKKSTVKIKEYCEQLAVIEKKADDVYEHFLIDLFENETDAIEVIKLKDILHELERATDASEAVGKIIKTMIVKYS; translated from the coding sequence ATGAAAAATAATTTCTTCGATAGGTTTAAACCTAAAGAAAACAAGTTCTTTCCGCTAATGAGTGAGATGGCTCAGATAATTTTGGTTGCATCTGACCTGATCATCGAGTGTGTCCAAGTTACTAACCACAATGATGCTGTAGAGTACTACAAGAAAATTAAAGAACAGGAACGCAAAGCGGATGCTATCCAAAACAAAATTTTTGAAGAGTTGAACGAAACGTTTATTACTCCATTCGACAGGGAAGATATCAATCATCTTTCGTCTACGATGGATGATGTAACCGATCTGATCAACAGTTGTGCGAAACGTATCATGCTTTACAGTCCGAAGGTAATGCCTGAGGCTGCAACACGTCTGGCTATGTTTGTCCGTGAATCTGCCGGCTTTTTAGTTCAGGCGATAGATGAACTGGATGTGTTGAAAAAGAGTACGGTGAAAATCAAGGAATACTGCGAACAATTAGCTGTTATTGAGAAAAAAGCAGATGACGTATATGAGCATTTTCTTATCGACCTGTTTGAGAATGAAACAGACGCCATCGAAGTTATAAAACTTAAAGATATCCTCCATGAACTCGAACGGGCCACTGATGCCTCCGAAGCAGTCGGGAAGATTATAAAGACAATGATTGTTAAGTACTCATAA